From Penaeus vannamei isolate JL-2024 chromosome 12, ASM4276789v1, whole genome shotgun sequence, the proteins below share one genomic window:
- the Mi-2 gene encoding chromodomain-helicase-DNA-binding protein Mi-2 homolog isoform X5: protein MPSDVEETEYREEEEEQGEGEEEEQDQGDSNEEEQDEEWGGGKRKRKKSKKRKSSRGERGRKKRKKKDESESEGEYEEEGGRVDSDNQEETPKGRGRGKGRGRPPATPTATVPESNNFTGGGDQMPTVAEVCESFGLNDVELEYTDSDFQNLTTYKLFQQHVRPLLAKENPRVPVSKLMMLVAAKWREFTARNQQQEEEEEDEIVEEEEEEEPEPAPVQITPKGRGRPRKAKVDEEVEEDFDDDSEGVGKKKRGRKRTATAEGKNKKGGKVPTLKIKLGKRKKDTSVSLGHTKGLNKNNEPVLQESQKEDESSQDSDAEFEQMLAEAEDMNKAEDEAEQQNAPKKKAKTKIGNKNKRKKRMKAKDEDGYETDHQSPPNQDYCEVCQQGGEIILCDTCPKAYHLVCLEPELEEAPEGKWSCPTCESEGVKEEDEHMEYCKVCKDGGELLCCDSCVNAYHTYCLSPPLFEVPEGEWTCQRCACEPLPGKVQKILFWRYVDPPKPPENWKEIVGDKWEKYQFKQLREFLVKWVDMSYWHCSWISELMLDVHHPQMLRSYFKKFDPDEPPVPGMDDDDEVGSQRRGKSIDPNSLEERYYKYGIKSTWLKIHRVLNHRSLRDGTIQYLVKWRDLPYDQATWEDEDEEIIGLKTAIEFYHDLRAACNADAVGKSKKGKKKGKARARELGEEDREPSSPRRYTPPPDKPVTNLSKKWEKQPDYLDMTGLSLHEYQLEGVNWLRYSWGQGTDTILADEMGLGKTIQTIAFLYSLYKEGHSKGPFLVAVPLSTIINWEREFEMWAPDFYVVTYVGDRESRSMIREHELSFEEGAVRSASKATRIRTTNVKFNVLLTSYEMISMDQACLGSLEWACLVVDEAHRLKSNQSKFFRVLNQYNIVYRLLLTGTPLQNNLEELFHLLNFLCPEKFSDLSSFQNEFEDIAKEDQIKKLHDLLGPHMLRRLKTDVLKNMPTKSEFIIRVELSPLQKKYYKYILTRNFEALNSRGGGQQVSLLNIVMDLKKCCNHPYLFPAAAEEAPKLPNGMYVSRDLVKASGKFILLESMLEKLKRDGHRVLIFSQMTRMLDVLEDFCEGMGYKYERIDGGITGQARQEAIDRFNAPGAQQFIFLLSTRAGGLGINLATADTVIIYDSDWNPHNDIQAFSRAHRIGQANKVMIYRFVTRNSVEERVTQVAKRKMMLTHLVVRPGMGSKATNFSKQELDDILRFGTEELFKEEEGKEDEAIHYDNQAIEELLDRTKEGIEQKENWANEYLSSFKVASYVTKEGEEEEMEDVEVLKQEADNTDSLYWERLLRHHFEQQQEDLARTLGKGKRVRKQVNYNDAADGREDLSWQEQGSDYNSDFSMPSDNDNDDEFDEKNETEGGRRSRRRGDRGDRDRPLPPLLARVGGNIEVLGFNARQRKAFLNAVMRYGMPPQEAFNSQWLVRDLRGKSEKCFRAYTSLFMRHLCEPGNDNAETFADGVPREGLSRQHVLTRIGVMSLIRKKISEFETINGHYSMPEALNRPVEPAVVDGGKSNGTSASGTPATSVTPSPAPSVKGESEDKEEDKKEEAKKEEDKKTEDKEKKDEKETEKEEEKKEEKVEKKEEEKTEGEKEKKEEPAETPEVKAEEEEKKETEQTEKTEKPEEEKKEEPEKMEVEETKKEEEKKEEVKMETEEKEQKEGEQKTEEKEEAEVKTEKVEKTEDDKETEKKEEVKKEEEEKEEEKDKEKEKEKEGDKDKEKDKDKKEEDDKKDSKKKDVDSVAKRKFMFNIADGGFTELHTLWQNEEKAAVPGREYEIWHRRHDYWLLAGIVTHGYGRWQDIQNDVRFAIINEPFKMDVGKGNFLEIKNKFLARRFKLLEQALVIEEQLRRAAFLNLQQDPHHPACTLNARFAEVECLAESHQHLSKESLAGNKPANAVLNKVLNQLEELLSDMKSDVTRLPASLARIPPVAQRLQMSERSILSRLASGAGNVDKSAQGAGQISTTFPGGFTPTGALPTLGNANFANFRPQYSLPGAATGPGVPSVQVSSLQSLGASLHMLAASNPLLDPHLSMQQPPTSHSGAISAATRASLLLHQQQQQQLQQHSGDTKNLIYLD from the exons ATGCCCTCGGACGTGGAGGAAACGGAGTACAGAG aggaggaggaggagcaaggggaaggggaggaagaagaacaagatcaAGGTGATTcaaatgaagaagaacaagatgaagagtggggtggaggaaagcggaaacgaaagaaaagtaaaaagagaaaatcgTCACGTGGTGAGCGAGGgcggaaaaaacgaaagaagaaagatgagagtgagagt GAAGGTGAATATGAAGAAGAGGGTGGTCGTGTTGACTCAGACAATCAAGAAGAGACCCCGAAAGGAAGGGGGCGTGGAAAGGGACGTGGGAGACCTCCTGCAACTCCCACAGCAACAGTACCAGAATCAA ATAATTTCACAGGTGGAGGAGATCAGATGCCAACTGTTGCTGAGGTGTGTGAAAGCTTTGGTCTGAATGATGTCGAATTGGAGTACACTGATTCAGACTTTCAGAATTTGACAACTTACAAGTTGTTCCAGCAACATGTGCGTCCACTTCTGGCTAAGGAAAATCCAAGG GTACCAGTGTCAAAGTTGATGATGTTGGTAGCTGCAAAGTGGCGTGAATTCACGGCTCGCAAtcagcagcaggaagaggaggaggaagatgaaattgtagaagaggaggaagaagaggaaccagAACCAGCACCGGTACAA ATAACACCCAAGGGTCGAGGACGCCCTAGAAAAGCCAAGGTAGATGAAGAAGTTGAGgaagattttgatgatgatagtgagggcGTGGGTAAGAAGAAACGTGGCCGAAAACGCACTGCTACAGctgaaggaaaaaacaaaaagggtGGAAAAGTTCCAACTTTGAAGATTAagttagggaagaggaagaaggacaccTCGGTGAGTCTG GGCCACACCAAAGGACTGAACAAAAACAATGAGCCGGTCCTGCAGGAGTCCCAGAAA GAGGATGAGTCAAGCCAAGACAGTGATGCAGAGTTTGAGCAAATGTTAGCTGAGGCAGAGGACATGAATAAGGCTGAAGATGAGGCAGAACAGCAAAATGCGCCCAAAAAGAAAGCCAAAACCAAGATTGGCAACAAAAATAAGCGTAAAAAACGTATGAAGGCAAAGGATGAGGATGGATATGAAACAGATCAtcaa TCTCCCCCAAATCAGGATTACTGCGAGGTATGTCAGCAGGGTGGTGAGATCATCCTTTGTGACACTTGTCCTAAGGCTTACCATCTGGTGTGTCTTGAACCAGAATTGGAAGAGGCTCCTGAGGGCAAGTGGTCATGCCCCACTTGTGAGTCAGAGGGAGTCAAGGAAGAAGATGAACATATGGAGTACTGTAAAGTTTGTAAG GATGGTGGTGAACTTCTTTGCTGTGATTCATGTGTGAATGCCTACCATACATATTGTTTGTCACCACCTTTGTTTGAAGTACCTGAAGGAGAATGGACCTGTCAGCGCTGTGCTTGTGAACCTTTGCCAGGAAAAGTCCAGAAGATCCTATTCTGGAG ATATGTTGACCCTCCAAAGCCACCAGAGAATTGGAAGGAGATTGTTGGAGACAAATGGGAAAAATATCAGTTCAAACAGCTGCGAGAGTTTTTGGTGAAGTGGGTTGATATGTCATACTGGCACTGCTCTTGGATTTCTGAACTCATGTTGGATGTACATCATCCTCAG atGTTGCGCTCATACTTCAAAAAGTTTGATCCAGATGAGCCACCTGTACCTGGTATGGATGACGACGATGAAGTAGGGTCACAAAGACGTGGCAAAAGCATTGATCCAAACTCCTTGGAAGAAAG ATATTACAAATATGGAATTAAGTCCACCTGGTTGAAAATCCATCGTGTGTTGAACCATCGTTCTTTGCGGGATGGAACCATACAGTATCTTGTGAAATGGCGAGACTTACCCTATGACCAAGCTACatgggaagatgaggatgaagagattATTGGCTTAAAAACTGCAATTGAGTTTTATCATGATCTGAGAGCAGCATGTAATGCTGATGCTG ttggtaagagtaagaaaggaaagaagaaaggcaagGCAAGGGCACGAGAATTGGGAGAAGAAGATCGTGAGCCTTCTTCACCCCGGCGATACACTCCTCCACCTGATAAACCAGTAACGAACCTCAGTAAGAAGTGGGAGAAGCAGCCAGACTACCTGGATATGACTGGGCTCTCACTTCACGAGTATCAGCTTGAGGGTGTTAATTGGTTACG ATATTCTTGGGGTCAGGGAACAGACACCATCTTGGCTGATGAGATGGGTCTTGGAAAGACAATTCAGACCATTGCATTTTTGTATTCACTCTACAAAGAAGGACACTCTAAAGGTCCCTTCCTTGTAGCTGTCCCACTCTCCACCATCATTAATTGGGAAAGAGAGTTTGAGATGTGGGCCCCAGACTTCTATGTTGTTACATATGTAGGTGACAGAGAATCACGATCTATGATTCGTGAGCATGAATTGTCATTTGAGGAAGGAGCAGTGCGAAGTGCATCAAAAGCCACACGTATCCGTACAACAAATGTAAAATTCAATGTACTTCTAACCTCCTATGAGATGATATCTATGGATCAAGCTTGCCTAGGATCATTAGAGTGGGCATGCTTGGTTGTAGATGAAGCTCACAGATTGAAGAGTAACCAGTCTAAG TTCTTCCGTGTGCTGAACCAGTACAACATCGTTTATCGTCTGCTTTTAACTGGAACCCCACTTCAAAACAACCTGGAGGAACTTTTCCATTTACTCAACTTCTTGTGTCCTGAAAAATTCTCTGATCTATCATCCTTCCAAAATGAATTTGAAGATATTGCAAAAGAAGATCAGATTAAAAAACTGCACGATTTGCTTGGACCTCACATGTTGAGAAGATTGAAGACTGATGTACTCAAG AACATGCCAACCAAGTCAGAGTTCATCATTCGTGTGGAGTTATCACCACTGCAGAAGAAATACTACAAATACATTCTTACCCGTAATTTTGAAGCCCTTAACTCAAGAGGAGGAGGCCAGCAG gtttcttTGCTCAACATTGTCATGGATCTGAAGAAGTGTTGCAACCATCCATACCTCTTCCCAGCAGCAGCAGAGGAGGCCCCAAAGCTGCCAAATGGAATGTATGTAAGCAGAGACCTTGTGAAGGCCAGTGGCAAGTTCATTCTCCTGGAGAGTATGTTGGAGAAGCTCAAACGTGATGGCCATCG tgTGTTGATTTTCTCCCAGATGACAAGGATGTTAGATGTTTTGGAAGACTTCTGTGAGGGCATGGGTTACAAATATGAAAGAATTGATGGTGGCATCACTGGTCAAGCTCGTCAAGAAGCCATTGATAG ATTCAATGCTCCAGGTGCCCAgcagtttattttcttattgtctaCTCGTGCTGGTGGTTTAGGTATCAACTTGGCCACTGCAGATACTGTCATCATCTATGATTCTGATTGGAATCCACATAACGATATTCAAGCTTTCTCCAGAGCTCATCGTATTGGTCAGGCAAATAAG GTGATGATTTACCGGTTTGTGACTCGTAACTCTGTTGAAGAAAGAGTCACACAGGTTGCTAAGAGAAAGATGATGTTGACTCACTTGGTTGTCCGTCCTGGAATGGGATCAAAAGCCACAAACTTCTCCAAACAAGAATTGGATGATATCTTGAG GTTTGGTACAGAAGAACTTTTCAAagaagaggaaggcaaagaggatGAAGCTATCCATTATGATAACCAGGCTATTGAGGAACTCCTTGACCGTACAAAGGAGGGTATTGAACAGAAGGAGAACTGGGCTAATGAGTATCTCAGCTCTTTCAAGGTTGCTTCATATGTTaccaaagaaggggaagag gaggaaatggaagatgtTGAGGTTTTGAAGCAAGAAGCAGATAATACAGATTCCCTTTACTGGGAACGACTTTTGCGCCATCACTTCGAACAACAACAGGAAGATCTGGCAAGAACTCTTGGAAAGGGTAAACGAGTCAGGAAACAG GTGAACTACAACGATGCAGCAGATGGTAGAGAAGATCTTAGCTGGCAAGAACAGGGATCAGACTACAACTCTGACTTCTCCATGCcatctgacaatgataatgatgatgaatttgatgaaaagaatgaaa CTGAAGGAGGCCGTAGATCACGCCGTCGTGGTGACAGAGGTGACCGTGATCGTCCATTGCCGCCACTTCTTGCCCGAGTTGGAGGAAATATTGAA GTTCTGGGATTCAATGCCAGACAACGCAAGGCTTTCCTCAATGCAGTTATGCGTTATGGAATGCCTCCTCAAGAAGCTTTCAACTCTCAATG GTTGGTACGAGACCTCCGAGGCAAGAGTGAGAAGTGCTTCAGAGCATACACATCTCTCTTCATGCGCCATTTGTGTGAGCCTGGTAATGACAATGCTGAAACATTTGCTGATGGAGTGCCTCGTGAAGGATTAAGCAGACAACACGTTCTCACCAGAATTGGAGTGATGTCACTCATTCGCAAAAAG atttcAGAGTTCGAGACAATCAATGGCCATTACTCAATGCCAGAAGCTCTAAATAGGCCTGTTGAGCCAGCAGTAGTAGATGGTGGCAAGAGCAATGGTACTTCTGCTTCTG GCACACCAGCAACAAGTGTAACTCCATCTCCTGCACCATCTGTGAAGGGAGAAtcagaagacaaggaagaggacaaaaaggaagaagctaagaaagaagaagacaagaagaccgaagataaagaaaagaaggatgaaaaggagacagaaaaggaagaagaaaagaaggaagagaaggtagagaagaaggaggaagagaagacggaaggagaaaaagaaaag AAGGAGGAACCTGCTGAAACACCAGAAgtaaaggcagaggaagaagaaaagaaagaaacagaacaaacTGAGAAGACTGAGAAGcctgaagaggagaagaaagaggagccaGAGAAGATGGAAGTAGAAGAGaccaagaaggaagaagagaagaaagaggaagtgaaaatggaaactgaagaaaaagaacagaaggaaggagaacaaaagactgaagaaaaggaagag GCTGAGGTCAAGACTGAAAAGGTTGAAAAGACAGAGGATGATAAGGAgactgaaaagaaggaagaagtcaagaaagaagaggaagagaaggaggaggagaaagacaaagagaaagaaaaggagaaggaaggagataaagacaaagaaaaggacaaagataagaaggaggaggatgataagaaGGATTCCAAGAAGAAGGATGTGGATTCCGTGGCAAAGAGAAAGTTCATGTTCAATATTGCTGACGGTGGATTCACTGAGCTGCACACACTGTGGCAAAATGAGGAGAAGGCAGCTGTTCCTGGCCGCGAGTATGAGATTTGGCACCGCAG GCATGATTATTGGCTGCTTGCTGGCATTGTTACCCATGGGTATGGAAGGTGGCAAGACATCCAGAATGATGTCAGGTTTGCCATCATCAATGAGCCATTCAAGATGGATGTGGGCAAGGGTAATTTCTTGGAAATTAAAAACAAATTCCTTGCCAGAAGGTTCAAG CTGTTAGAGCAAGCACTGGTCATTGAGGAACAGCTGCGTCGTGCAGCATTCCTTAACTTACAACAGGATCCCCATCATCCTGCTTGCACCTTGAATGCTCGTTTCGCTGAAGTGGAATGTCTGGCCGAATCACACCAGCACCTCAGCAAGGAGTCCCTGGCTGGAAATAAGCCAGCTAATGCAGTGCTAAATAAG GTGCTGAACCAGCTTGAGGAGCTGCTGTCAGACATGAAATCTGATGTCACACGGTTACCTGCTTCCCTTGCCCGTATTCCCCCTGTGGCCCAGCGTCTCCAAATGTCTGAGCGTTCTATCCTATCTCGCCTGGCCTCAGGCGCGGGTAATGTGGACAAAAGCGCTCAAGGAGCAG